AATTCTCGCGGAAAGCATCGCGCAATTGTTGAAGCTTTCGGGGATTGATTTGAAAAATATCAGCGCCCTTGCCGTTTCCATCGGCCCCGGCTCTTTTACCGGCTTGCGCATCGGCCTGGCAACAGCAAAAGGCCTGGCGTTTGCGGGCGACAAGCCGTTGGTGGCGGTGAGCACCCTGCAAGCGCAGGCGGCCGCCGGTAGTCAGTATTCAGTAACCAGTAATCAGTGGTCATTGATTCCGGTGATTAAAGCCCGGCAAAATGAAGTTTACGCGGCACGGTTCCGCAACGAATGGCCGGCGCCGATTCTGCAAGGCCGGGAGGTTTTGCTCGCCGTTGAAGAGTTTGCCCATTGGCTGCAACCTCCGGCCGTGCTGTGCGGCAACGGCGTGGCGATGTTGCAGGTGGGCGGCGTTTTGGAGAATAAATCCGAGGTGATCATGTTGCCGGAATCAGCTTCGATGCTGAGCGGCGGCTTGGTGGCGCGGCTCGGCGCGATCAAATTGGCCGCTGGTGAAGTCGGCGATCTTGCAAATCTGGAACCGCGCTATTTGCAAGATTTCGAAATTGGCCCGAGA
This candidate division KSB1 bacterium DNA region includes the following protein-coding sequences:
- the tsaB gene encoding tRNA (adenosine(37)-N6)-threonylcarbamoyltransferase complex dimerization subunit type 1 TsaB, with the protein product MILGIETATSICSAGIADGDQIIAELRFNIKNIHAEILAESIAQLLKLSGIDLKNISALAVSIGPGSFTGLRIGLATAKGLAFAGDKPLVAVSTLQAQAAAGSQYSVTSNQWSLIPVIKARQNEVYAARFRNEWPAPILQGREVLLAVEEFAHWLQPPAVLCGNGVAMLQVGGVLENKSEVIMLPESASMLSGGLVARLGAIKLAAGEVGDLANLEPRYLQDFEIGPRKI